A single region of the Pseudomonas mandelii genome encodes:
- a CDS encoding helix-turn-helix domain-containing protein, with product MNGIDECDRLGHPSSGAADAGEMRAKAEYLMKIGMLLDTGQLGKLEAAQRLGLSAGEMDEILDGNVCDLTVAKIAGRSMASGPTAEDQAF from the coding sequence ATGAATGGAATCGATGAATGCGACAGGCTTGGTCATCCGTCTTCGGGTGCTGCCGATGCGGGGGAAATGAGGGCCAAGGCCGAATACCTGATGAAGATCGGCATGCTGCTCGACACCGGTCAGTTGGGCAAGCTGGAAGCGGCGCAGAGGCTTGGACTGTCAGCGGGGGAAATGGATGAAATTCTCGACGGGAATGTTTGCGACCTGACGGTGGCGAAGATCGCGGGCCGCTCCATGGCGAGCGGCCCGACGGCAGAAGATCAGGCGTTCTGA
- a CDS encoding helix-turn-helix domain-containing protein: MASLAMKITLERIALFQFTPAHCAQARAMLGWSVEELSEESGVSVDAIVRFEAERDVLDVTRLALAYRFESEGLVFFPGFAPGRGMNVRGSTPDPVGRADYAMVE; this comes from the coding sequence ATGGCCTCTCTTGCGATGAAAATCACCCTGGAACGTATCGCCCTTTTCCAATTCACCCCGGCCCACTGTGCCCAGGCCCGAGCGATGCTGGGTTGGAGCGTGGAAGAGCTCTCGGAGGAATCCGGTGTCTCCGTGGACGCCATTGTGCGATTCGAGGCCGAACGCGATGTGCTGGATGTCACCCGGCTGGCGTTGGCGTATCGGTTTGAATCGGAAGGCCTGGTGTTCTTCCCCGGATTTGCGCCGGGTCGGGGGATGAATGTGAGAGGGTCGACGCCTGATCCGGTGGGTCGGGCGGACTACGCGATGGTTGAGTGA